The Natrinema salaciae genome includes a window with the following:
- a CDS encoding rhomboid family intramembrane serine protease, translating into MAKCDVCGKDENMPYNCRHCGGTYCADHRLPENHDCSGLQNWNDPQGVFDSGFDDSVNGGSTSRASSLADKVPVNTGTGGPLAYFRGNMTYTFLALMWMTFFAQLIVGLFGNASLYQSLFVLTSWNVEYVWTWVTSIFAHSTANFMHIVGNSIVIFFFGPLVERYVGSRNFAILFVVSGVLAGLSQVGISIAQGSPTVVLGASGAALAIMGVLTILNPGLKVYLYFILPVPIWLLTAGYAFISVFFLSTGGGGNIAHMAHLVGLVIGLAYGQYLKQNRNVSAPSRLEFGGGGGPGGPGGPGGPGRGRF; encoded by the coding sequence ATGGCCAAGTGCGACGTGTGTGGGAAGGACGAAAACATGCCGTACAACTGTCGGCACTGCGGCGGCACCTACTGTGCCGACCATCGGCTCCCCGAGAACCACGACTGCTCGGGGCTCCAGAACTGGAACGATCCCCAGGGCGTCTTCGACAGCGGTTTCGACGACAGCGTCAACGGCGGGAGCACGTCACGGGCCTCGAGTCTGGCCGACAAAGTCCCGGTCAATACCGGCACGGGCGGGCCGCTGGCGTACTTCCGCGGGAATATGACGTACACGTTCCTCGCGCTGATGTGGATGACGTTCTTCGCTCAGTTGATCGTCGGGCTGTTCGGGAACGCCTCACTCTACCAGTCGCTGTTCGTGCTGACGTCGTGGAACGTCGAGTACGTCTGGACATGGGTTACGTCCATCTTCGCCCACAGTACGGCGAACTTCATGCACATCGTCGGAAACAGCATCGTGATATTCTTCTTCGGGCCGCTCGTCGAGCGGTACGTCGGCTCGCGGAACTTCGCGATCCTGTTCGTCGTCAGCGGCGTCCTCGCCGGACTCAGTCAGGTCGGGATTTCGATCGCCCAGGGAAGCCCGACCGTCGTCCTCGGAGCCAGCGGTGCAGCGCTCGCGATCATGGGCGTTCTGACGATCCTGAACCCCGGTCTCAAGGTCTATCTCTACTTCATTCTCCCGGTCCCGATCTGGCTGCTCACTGCTGGTTACGCCTTCATTAGCGTCTTCTTCCTCAGCACCGGCGGCGGAGGCAACATCGCACACATGGCCCATCTCGTCGGTCTCGTGATCGGCCTCGCCTACGGACAGTACCTCAAGCAGAACCGAAACGTCAGCGCGCCGAGTCGCCTCGAGTTCGGCGGCGGTGGCGGTCCCGGCGGTCCCGGCGGCCCTGGTGGTCCCGGCCGCGGCCGGTTCTAA
- the polX gene encoding DNA polymerase/3'-5' exonuclease PolX yields the protein MATNAEIAARFEEFADLLEADDVEYKPRAYRRAAENIRAHPSPIADRVEAGDREVVENIDGVGDAISSKIVEYVETGKIEELEELRAELPIDIADITRIEGVGPKTAGTLYRELGVQTLDDLEDAAEAGEVRDVKGFGPKTEENILENLEFARTVGQRQLLGEARPLADDVLAFLESIDAVERCEVAGSIRRWRETIGDVDVLAATDAGEAVIERFVDWDSVDDEIESGPEKASVRVGEIRVDLRVVVPAEFGAALQYFTGSKDHNVSLRNYAIDRGMKLNEYGAFDVSDIDDPDSGQRVGERVAGETEAGMYEALGLPWMPPELREDRGEIAAAENGELPTLVTRDDIRGDCHTHTEWSDGNNTIAEMVAAAAERGYDYFGIADHADGPGVVGGMGLSDTEILEQVEAIREVGAAAEIEVFAGIEANVDADGEIGLSDEVIEALDVIVASPHSALDQDAETATERLINAVENPSIDVLGHPSGRLLNQRSGLDYDISAVANAAAEHDTALEVNSDPRRLDLWGSAVQAALEEGAPIAINTDSHQPSTLEYMRWGVHTARRGWTEPDDVINAWELERLREFLH from the coding sequence ATGGCGACCAACGCCGAGATCGCCGCCCGCTTCGAGGAGTTCGCCGACCTGCTCGAGGCCGACGACGTCGAGTACAAGCCCCGCGCGTACCGGCGCGCGGCGGAGAACATCCGCGCGCACCCGTCCCCGATCGCCGACCGGGTCGAGGCCGGCGACCGCGAGGTCGTCGAGAACATCGACGGCGTCGGCGACGCCATCTCGTCGAAGATCGTCGAGTACGTCGAGACCGGAAAAATCGAGGAACTCGAGGAGCTCCGCGCCGAGCTCCCCATCGACATCGCCGACATCACCCGCATCGAGGGGGTCGGTCCCAAGACCGCGGGCACGCTCTACCGCGAACTCGGGGTCCAGACGCTGGACGATCTCGAGGACGCGGCGGAAGCCGGCGAGGTCCGGGACGTGAAGGGGTTCGGGCCGAAAACGGAGGAGAACATCCTCGAGAACCTCGAGTTCGCCCGGACCGTCGGCCAGCGCCAGTTGCTGGGCGAGGCGCGACCGCTGGCGGACGACGTGCTCGCGTTCCTCGAGTCGATCGACGCGGTCGAGCGCTGCGAGGTAGCGGGCTCGATCCGCCGGTGGCGCGAGACGATCGGTGACGTGGACGTCCTCGCGGCGACGGACGCCGGGGAGGCCGTGATCGAGCGGTTCGTCGACTGGGACTCGGTCGACGACGAGATCGAGTCCGGGCCCGAGAAGGCCAGCGTCCGCGTCGGCGAGATCCGCGTCGACCTGCGGGTGGTCGTCCCGGCGGAGTTCGGTGCCGCCCTGCAGTACTTCACCGGGAGCAAGGATCACAACGTCAGCCTGCGCAACTACGCGATCGATCGCGGGATGAAGCTGAACGAGTACGGCGCGTTCGACGTGAGCGACATCGACGACCCCGATTCGGGACAGCGGGTCGGCGAGCGCGTCGCGGGCGAGACGGAAGCGGGAATGTACGAGGCGCTCGGATTGCCCTGGATGCCACCGGAGCTTCGCGAGGATCGCGGCGAGATCGCAGCCGCCGAGAACGGGGAGTTACCGACCCTCGTCACTCGCGACGATATCCGCGGCGACTGCCACACTCACACCGAGTGGTCCGACGGGAACAACACGATCGCGGAGATGGTCGCGGCCGCCGCCGAGCGCGGCTACGACTACTTCGGGATCGCCGACCACGCCGACGGACCCGGCGTCGTCGGCGGGATGGGGCTCTCCGATACCGAAATCCTCGAGCAGGTCGAGGCGATCCGCGAGGTCGGTGCTGCGGCCGAGATAGAGGTCTTTGCGGGGATCGAAGCCAACGTCGACGCCGACGGCGAGATCGGTCTCTCGGACGAGGTGATCGAGGCGCTCGACGTGATCGTCGCCTCGCCGCACAGCGCGCTCGATCAGGACGCCGAAACCGCAACCGAGCGGCTTATCAACGCCGTCGAAAACCCGTCGATCGATGTGTTGGGCCACCCGAGCGGGCGCTTGCTCAACCAGCGCTCCGGGCTCGACTACGATATCTCGGCCGTCGCGAACGCCGCCGCCGAGCACGACACCGCACTCGAGGTCAACAGCGATCCCCGCCGGCTCGACCTGTGGGGAAGCGCCGTGCAGGCTGCGCTCGAGGAGGGTGCACCGATCGCGATCAACACCGACTCCCACCAGCCCTCGACGCTCGAGTACATGCGCTGGGGCGTTCACACCGCCCGGCGCGGATGGACCGAACCGGACGACGTGATCAACGCCTGGGAACTCGAGCGGCTCCGGGAGTTCCTCCACTAG
- a CDS encoding protein translocase SEC61 complex subunit gamma codes for MDVPYDLTSYVRVLKMATTPTTEEFLQVSKIAGAGIFLVGLVGFLIGAIMLFLTNGGGI; via the coding sequence ATGGACGTTCCGTACGACCTGACCTCGTACGTTCGGGTGTTGAAGATGGCGACGACACCCACTACCGAGGAGTTCCTCCAGGTATCGAAAATCGCCGGTGCAGGAATCTTCCTGGTCGGCCTCGTTGGCTTCCTCATCGGCGCGATCATGCTCTTCCTGACGAACGGTGGTGGCATCTAG
- a CDS encoding PHP-associated domain-containing protein: MTFRVDCHVKVLDDRVVERAKRIGLDAIVYAPHFTRLPEIRERAAAYSDEELLVVPGREVFAGTWRDRKHILAIGLTDPVPDFIPFEVAMAEFDRQDATVLVPHPEFANVSLTEADLRAYANVIDAVEIFNPRHFPWDNRRARELAERCSLPPFTSSYAHLTRSVGVAHTAFDATIETEADLLNALEDRIARRVVYDDGLEGWATTAAELGHLVYENTWKKIDRLFLSGTEPTHPQHIAYEGRFDDVAVY; the protein is encoded by the coding sequence GTGACGTTTCGAGTCGACTGTCACGTGAAGGTGCTGGACGACCGCGTCGTCGAGCGGGCCAAACGGATCGGGCTCGACGCGATCGTCTACGCACCCCACTTCACCCGACTTCCGGAGATTCGCGAGCGAGCAGCGGCCTACTCCGACGAGGAGCTGCTGGTGGTCCCCGGTCGCGAGGTGTTTGCCGGCACGTGGCGGGATCGCAAACACATCCTCGCGATCGGACTCACGGACCCCGTCCCGGATTTCATCCCGTTCGAGGTGGCGATGGCCGAGTTCGACCGGCAGGATGCGACGGTGCTCGTCCCGCATCCCGAGTTCGCGAACGTCAGCCTCACCGAGGCGGATCTGCGGGCGTACGCGAACGTGATCGACGCCGTCGAGATTTTCAACCCGCGCCACTTCCCGTGGGACAATCGACGTGCGCGCGAACTCGCGGAACGTTGCTCGCTCCCGCCGTTTACCTCTTCGTACGCTCATCTGACACGGTCGGTCGGCGTCGCCCACACCGCGTTCGACGCGACCATCGAGACCGAAGCCGACCTCTTGAACGCGCTCGAGGACCGAATCGCCCGCCGCGTCGTCTACGACGACGGCCTCGAGGGGTGGGCGACGACCGCGGCGGAACTCGGCCACCTCGTCTACGAGAACACCTGGAAGAAGATCGACCGGCTGTTCCTCTCGGGAACGGAGCCGACCCATCCCCAGCATATCGCCTACGAGGGGCGATTCGACGACGTGGCCGTCTATTAG
- a CDS encoding Mut7-C RNAse domain-containing protein → MRLLLDVMCGGLVSYLRMCNHDTAYAGDRGLEADDDLIAVARAEDRTVVTRDVPLADRVEESILLASRNVENQLAALDAAGIDLTLADDPGFCGRCNGPLERVDPTASTPEYAPDPAPIEVWVCRDCGQHFWRGSHWERVAETLAAVRESPADATENP, encoded by the coding sequence ATGCGTCTCCTCCTCGACGTCATGTGCGGCGGGCTCGTCTCCTACCTGCGGATGTGCAATCACGATACGGCGTACGCCGGCGACCGCGGGCTCGAGGCCGACGACGACCTGATCGCCGTCGCTCGAGCGGAAGACCGGACGGTCGTCACTCGAGACGTCCCCCTCGCGGACCGCGTCGAGGAGTCGATCCTGCTCGCGTCCCGCAACGTCGAGAACCAGCTTGCGGCGCTCGACGCGGCGGGTATCGACCTCACGCTGGCGGACGACCCCGGTTTCTGTGGGCGGTGTAACGGGCCGCTCGAGCGTGTCGATCCGACGGCATCGACCCCGGAGTACGCGCCCGATCCGGCACCGATCGAGGTCTGGGTCTGTCGTGACTGCGGCCAACACTTCTGGCGCGGCAGTCACTGGGAACGCGTTGCGGAGACGCTCGCGGCGGTCCGAGAATCGCCCGCAGACGCGACGGAGAATCCGTGA
- a CDS encoding alpha/beta hydrolase, whose protein sequence is MTSDAHADSATENSDSATDLSRRRLLRTTATAIAAGAGLSAASGSTAADTDEIMEVDFRGGTPPIADAPQGEDEVAFVVHGYTGSSTSVSGARTFQQTARDVGYTETVTAVTWDDSGLPWSAEASARDTGAQFASWLGAYTDANPGTTIRLLGHSMGGIVQMETLAAIGGSFTVETADSIGSYEVSDAPCDCGDFGDAIRDSAGEVHNYYSTNDSIARLGDGQADCSGWFCDGTTPNNYDDVDVSDSVSDHTSYKESPGCVSAIVGNY, encoded by the coding sequence ATGACATCGGATGCACACGCGGATTCGGCGACGGAGAACAGCGATTCGGCGACCGATCTCTCGAGACGGCGGCTACTCCGGACGACGGCGACTGCGATCGCCGCGGGCGCGGGGCTGAGCGCTGCCTCGGGGTCGACAGCGGCCGACACGGACGAAATCATGGAGGTCGACTTCCGGGGCGGAACGCCGCCGATAGCCGACGCGCCGCAGGGCGAAGACGAGGTCGCGTTCGTCGTTCACGGCTACACGGGCTCGTCGACCAGCGTGAGCGGGGCGAGAACGTTCCAGCAGACGGCCAGGGACGTCGGCTACACCGAAACCGTAACGGCCGTCACCTGGGACGACAGCGGACTCCCGTGGTCGGCCGAAGCGAGCGCCAGAGACACCGGCGCACAGTTCGCGAGCTGGCTCGGCGCGTACACGGATGCGAACCCGGGGACGACGATCCGACTCCTCGGTCACTCGATGGGCGGCATCGTCCAGATGGAGACGCTCGCGGCGATCGGCGGTTCGTTCACGGTCGAGACGGCCGACAGTATTGGCTCCTACGAAGTATCGGACGCCCCCTGCGACTGCGGTGATTTCGGCGACGCGATTCGGGACTCGGCCGGCGAGGTGCACAACTACTACTCGACGAACGACTCGATCGCACGACTCGGGGATGGGCAGGCCGACTGCAGCGGCTGGTTCTGCGACGGGACGACGCCGAACAACTACGACGACGTCGACGTGAGCGACTCGGTTTCGGATCACACGTCGTACAAGGAGAGCCCGGGGTGTGTCTCGGCGATCGTCGGCAACTACTGA
- a CDS encoding DUF5788 family protein, whose product MQEYERKQLLERVEREGATVGADIPETITVQGEAIDLRTFVFEIKRRETVPAGERERVEQAKKNLRRERLERLERIEEGEISRETGEELVQSIIGIDRALNALENLGPTDLEREQKVQQAQDRKRWMSFLKKALGQEDDASARRGR is encoded by the coding sequence GTGCAAGAGTACGAGCGCAAGCAACTGCTCGAGCGCGTCGAGCGCGAGGGCGCGACCGTCGGCGCGGACATCCCGGAGACGATCACGGTTCAGGGGGAGGCGATCGACCTCCGGACGTTCGTCTTCGAGATCAAGCGCCGCGAGACGGTGCCCGCCGGCGAACGCGAGCGCGTCGAGCAGGCCAAGAAGAACCTGCGACGCGAGCGACTCGAGCGACTCGAGCGGATCGAGGAGGGGGAGATCAGCCGCGAAACGGGCGAGGAGCTCGTTCAGAGCATCATCGGCATCGATCGGGCGTTGAACGCCCTCGAGAATCTGGGGCCGACGGACTTAGAGCGCGAGCAGAAGGTCCAGCAAGCACAGGACCGCAAGCGCTGGATGTCCTTCCTGAAGAAGGCGCTGGGTCAGGAGGACGACGCCAGTGCGCGGAGGGGTCGCTGA
- a CDS encoding DUF7565 family protein: MAWECGIAGCGTVFEDVESAVVHQATEHQRRECGVCGTVVPDGYLAIRHAFTEHSRAEYVRAYGASSEDVREREELLEEVESEADMQSIATELKR; the protein is encoded by the coding sequence ATGGCCTGGGAATGCGGAATCGCCGGCTGCGGAACGGTCTTCGAGGACGTCGAGTCGGCCGTAGTCCATCAGGCGACGGAACACCAGCGCCGCGAGTGCGGGGTCTGCGGAACCGTCGTTCCGGACGGCTATCTCGCGATTCGCCACGCGTTTACCGAACACAGCCGCGCGGAGTACGTCCGCGCCTACGGCGCCAGCTCCGAGGACGTCCGCGAACGTGAAGAACTGCTCGAGGAGGTCGAGTCGGAAGCGGACATGCAATCGATCGCCACGGAACTGAAACGGTAG
- a CDS encoding S1C family serine protease, with the protein MRTGAVTVLGVAGTGVGAAQNETADSGDANPSGQADDGESPYTETYRNTIDSVVLVSVSGAGGGPGGGLGSGFVIDDQHIVTNNHVVQGASEGGIEIQFSNEEWRTASIVGTDVYSDLAVLSVEDMPDVADGLSLSESEPAIGQTVLAIGNPLGLDASVSHGIVSGTDRSLPSPTGFSIPAAIQTDAPINPGNSGGPLVGLEGDVLGVVFAGAGQTIGFAISALLANRVVPALIEDGTYEHAYMGVGVRPVGPEIAAEIGLDEPVGVLVVEVVPDGPADGVLEPSTRGRPTGGDVIVAIDGEAIPNQPALSSYLALETSPGDTIEIEIVRDGEPQTVELTLEARPDAERPPAPIPGGPGERPPSTEP; encoded by the coding sequence CTGCGAACCGGTGCCGTCACAGTGCTGGGCGTCGCCGGGACCGGAGTCGGCGCTGCACAGAACGAAACCGCCGACTCGGGCGACGCGAACCCGAGCGGGCAAGCCGACGACGGCGAGAGCCCGTACACGGAGACCTATCGCAATACCATCGATTCCGTCGTCCTCGTCAGCGTTTCCGGGGCGGGCGGCGGCCCCGGTGGCGGACTCGGCTCCGGGTTCGTGATCGACGACCAGCACATCGTGACCAACAACCACGTCGTCCAAGGCGCGAGCGAGGGCGGGATCGAGATCCAGTTCAGCAACGAGGAGTGGCGAACCGCGTCCATCGTCGGCACCGATGTCTACAGCGACCTCGCCGTCCTGAGCGTCGAAGACATGCCCGACGTCGCCGACGGCCTCTCGCTCTCGGAATCCGAGCCCGCGATCGGGCAAACGGTGCTCGCGATCGGCAATCCGCTCGGCCTCGACGCGTCTGTCTCTCACGGGATCGTCAGCGGGACCGACCGATCGCTGCCCAGTCCCACGGGCTTCTCGATCCCGGCCGCGATCCAGACCGATGCGCCGATCAATCCCGGGAACAGCGGCGGTCCGCTGGTCGGTCTCGAGGGCGACGTCCTCGGCGTCGTCTTCGCCGGGGCGGGGCAGACGATCGGCTTCGCGATCTCCGCACTCCTCGCGAATCGGGTCGTCCCCGCGCTCATCGAGGATGGAACGTATGAACACGCCTACATGGGCGTCGGCGTCCGGCCCGTCGGCCCGGAGATCGCCGCCGAAATCGGTCTCGACGAGCCGGTCGGCGTCCTGGTCGTGGAGGTCGTCCCGGACGGCCCCGCCGACGGCGTCCTCGAGCCGTCCACGCGCGGCCGGCCGACCGGCGGCGACGTCATCGTCGCCATCGACGGGGAGGCGATTCCGAATCAGCCGGCCCTCTCGTCGTACCTCGCGCTCGAGACGTCGCCCGGGGACACGATCGAGATCGAGATCGTCCGAGACGGGGAGCCCCAGACCGTCGAACTGACGCTCGAGGCGCGGCCGGACGCGGAACGGCCGCCGGCTCCGATTCCGGGTGGTCCGGGCGAGCGACCGCCGTCGACGGAACCGTAA
- a CDS encoding bifunctional 4-hydroxy-2-oxoglutarate aldolase/2-dehydro-3-deoxy-phosphogluconate aldolase, translating into MTGKREVRERLVESGVIAVLRGIDEERIVPVARAMHDAGVDALEITADGTRAAEQIAAVDRELADTDAVVGAGTVLDASTAQSAIDAGASFVVSPHTDADVVRTCNRHGVLVAPGVMTPTEAVTAMEAGADLLKMFPASTVGPGHIGALAGPLGDVDIVPTGGVSRDNVADFFDAGAVAVGAGGAIVDDAAVADGDMDRVRETAASFVEAVEAARSE; encoded by the coding sequence ATGACCGGGAAACGCGAGGTCAGAGAGCGACTCGTCGAGAGCGGGGTCATCGCGGTCCTCCGCGGGATCGACGAGGAGCGGATCGTTCCGGTCGCCCGCGCGATGCACGACGCCGGCGTCGACGCGCTCGAGATCACGGCCGACGGCACGCGCGCGGCCGAACAGATCGCGGCCGTCGATCGGGAACTCGCCGACACCGACGCGGTCGTCGGCGCGGGGACGGTTCTCGACGCCTCGACCGCTCAGTCCGCGATCGACGCGGGCGCGTCGTTCGTCGTCTCGCCGCACACCGACGCGGACGTAGTGCGGACCTGCAACCGCCACGGCGTCCTCGTCGCGCCCGGCGTCATGACGCCGACTGAGGCCGTGACGGCGATGGAAGCCGGCGCGGACCTCCTCAAAATGTTCCCCGCCTCGACGGTCGGTCCGGGACACATCGGTGCGCTCGCGGGGCCGCTCGGCGACGTCGACATCGTTCCGACGGGCGGCGTCTCCCGCGACAACGTCGCCGACTTCTTCGACGCGGGCGCGGTGGCCGTCGGTGCCGGCGGTGCCATCGTGGACGACGCGGCCGTCGCCGACGGCGACATGGACCGGGTTCGAGAGACCGCCGCGTCGTTCGTCGAGGCCGTCGAGGCGGCGCGGAGCGAGTAA
- a CDS encoding transcription elongation factor Spt5 — translation MGIFAVKTTASQERTVADMIINREEPEIHAALAPDSLTSYVMVEADGDAVLNRVLEDIPHARSIVPGESDISEVEHFLSPKPDVEGIAEGDIVELIAGPFKGEKAQVQRIDEGKDQVTVELYEATVPIPVTVRGDQIRVLDSDER, via the coding sequence GTGGGTATCTTCGCTGTCAAAACGACGGCGAGCCAGGAGCGCACCGTCGCCGATATGATCATCAACCGCGAAGAACCGGAGATTCACGCCGCACTGGCGCCGGACTCGCTGACATCCTACGTCATGGTCGAGGCCGACGGCGACGCGGTCCTCAATCGGGTTCTCGAGGATATTCCGCACGCGCGGAGCATCGTTCCCGGTGAGTCAGATATTTCGGAAGTCGAGCACTTCCTCTCGCCGAAACCGGACGTCGAGGGGATCGCCGAGGGCGACATCGTCGAACTGATCGCCGGTCCGTTCAAAGGCGAGAAGGCGCAGGTTCAGCGCATCGACGAGGGCAAAGATCAGGTGACGGTCGAACTGTACGAGGCGACGGTTCCGATTCCGGTCACGGTTCGGGGCGATCAGATTCGCGTTCTCGACAGCGACGAGCGCTAA